A single window of Mycobacterium sp. ITM-2016-00318 DNA harbors:
- a CDS encoding adenylate/guanylate cyclase domain-containing protein has translation MFSETRYAPSGDLRIAYRTSREGARDIVLVPNWFTCCEVLPELPSLQGWVEAMSSLGRLIFFDQPGTGASDPVTPGALPTLEQWADSITAVLDDLGSREAVLVASDFAFATAALFAGTHPSRTTALVGLDGYADAGGTAFVRDEVHAAFVRMWGSGEIQHRGNPDMPWNEEIRATWARMERLALSPRTLALMLPLAMEMDVRALLPTVRVPTLVLQHADSVVTPPAKGRYIAEHIPDAKYVEVSSRNSYHFVEPDWRTSFRELAEFITGERADVADDRVLATVLFTDIVDSTRRAAVLGDRDWRALLDAHDAVVRSQLARFRGREVNTSGDGFLATFDGPQRAIRCAMAIREAVEALGINVRAGLHTGECEVRGEDIGGIGVHIGARVAALAGANDVLVSSTLRDLVIGSGLEFEDRGAHELKGVPGQWNLYAVA, from the coding sequence ATGTTCTCGGAGACGCGCTACGCCCCGAGTGGGGACTTGCGCATCGCCTACCGCACCTCGCGCGAGGGCGCGCGCGACATCGTGTTAGTCCCGAATTGGTTCACGTGCTGCGAGGTTCTTCCGGAACTACCGTCCCTTCAGGGGTGGGTCGAGGCGATGTCATCGCTCGGTCGGTTGATCTTCTTTGACCAGCCGGGCACGGGTGCATCCGATCCCGTCACGCCCGGGGCGCTGCCGACGTTGGAGCAATGGGCCGACAGCATCACCGCGGTGCTCGACGACCTCGGGAGTCGCGAAGCGGTTCTCGTCGCGTCGGACTTCGCGTTCGCGACCGCTGCGCTGTTCGCAGGCACGCATCCGTCGCGCACCACCGCCTTGGTCGGGCTCGACGGTTATGCGGATGCGGGCGGAACCGCATTCGTTCGAGACGAAGTTCATGCCGCGTTTGTCCGTATGTGGGGCAGTGGGGAGATTCAACACCGGGGTAATCCGGACATGCCGTGGAATGAGGAGATCCGGGCAACGTGGGCTCGAATGGAACGTCTGGCGTTGAGCCCAAGGACGCTCGCCCTCATGTTGCCTCTCGCGATGGAAATGGATGTGCGGGCTTTGCTTCCGACAGTCCGTGTGCCGACTCTCGTACTCCAGCACGCCGACAGCGTCGTCACCCCGCCCGCGAAGGGCAGGTACATCGCCGAACACATACCTGACGCGAAATACGTTGAGGTGTCGAGCCGCAACAGTTACCACTTCGTCGAACCCGATTGGCGTACGTCGTTTCGGGAGCTAGCCGAGTTCATCACTGGCGAACGGGCCGATGTGGCCGATGATCGGGTGCTGGCGACGGTGTTGTTCACCGACATCGTGGACTCGACGCGGCGGGCGGCTGTGTTGGGTGATCGCGACTGGCGTGCGCTGCTCGATGCGCACGACGCCGTGGTGCGGTCACAGCTGGCCCGGTTTCGCGGCCGCGAGGTGAACACCTCGGGTGACGGCTTCCTCGCCACCTTCGACGGCCCGCAGCGGGCGATCCGCTGCGCCATGGCAATCCGCGAGGCCGTGGAGGCGCTGGGTATCAATGTCCGTGCCGGGTTGCACACCGGTGAGTGCGAGGTGCGCGGCGAGGACATCGGCGGCATCGGTGTGCACATCGGCGCACGCGTGGCCGCTCTGGCCGGAGCGAACGACGTGCTCGTCTCGAGCACGCTGCGCGATCTGGTGATCGGGTCGGGACTGGAGTTCGAGGACCGCGGCGCCCACGAACTCAAAGGCGTGCCCGGCCAATGGAATCTCTACGCCGTCGCTTAG
- a CDS encoding adenylate/guanylate cyclase domain-containing protein: protein MFSETRYAMNGHLRVAYRASPEGERDIVIVPNWFTCCEVLPELPSLQGWVEAMNSLGRLIFFDQPGTGASDPVTPGALPTLEQWADSITAVLDDLGSPEAVLLASPGALPTAALFAASHPSRTAALVVLEGYADPMAERTDGFAPEEAIAAFVTAWGTGGWQHLINPDMPWNEEIRATWAREERLAASPATVALVMPLVFELDVRAVLPTVRVPTLVIQHAEDPLIPPEWGKDVANHISGAKYVELSGRNLYHFVEPWRPSFQEIAEFLTGAQADVADDRVLATVLFTDIVDSTRRAAEMGDRDWHALLDAHDAIVRAQLARFRGREVNTSGDGFLATFDGPQRAIRCAMAIRDAVQALGIQVRAGLHTGECENRGEDIGGIAVHIGARVGALAGPNDVLVSSTLRDLVIGSGLEFEDRGGHKLKGVPGEWRIFAVAS from the coding sequence ATGTTCTCGGAGACGCGCTATGCCATGAACGGGCACTTGCGCGTCGCCTACCGCGCGTCGCCTGAGGGTGAGCGTGACATCGTGATCGTGCCGAACTGGTTCACGTGCTGTGAGGTCTTACCGGAGCTGCCGTCCCTCCAAGGCTGGGTCGAGGCGATGAATTCGCTTGGTCGACTTATCTTCTTCGACCAACCGGGCACGGGAGCCTCCGACCCCGTCACACCGGGCGCACTCCCGACCCTGGAGCAATGGGCCGACAGCATCACCGCAGTGCTCGACGACCTCGGGAGTCCCGAAGCGGTCCTGCTCGCGAGCCCCGGAGCGCTCCCGACAGCGGCGCTCTTCGCAGCGTCACATCCGTCCCGCACCGCCGCGCTCGTCGTGCTCGAGGGCTACGCCGATCCGATGGCTGAGCGCACTGATGGGTTCGCTCCCGAGGAAGCGATCGCTGCCTTTGTCACCGCGTGGGGCACGGGGGGATGGCAGCATCTCATCAATCCGGACATGCCGTGGAACGAGGAGATCCGCGCAACCTGGGCCCGAGAGGAGCGCCTGGCGGCCAGCCCCGCGACTGTAGCTCTTGTGATGCCGCTCGTGTTCGAATTGGACGTGCGGGCGGTACTGCCGACAGTCCGCGTGCCGACCCTGGTCATCCAGCACGCCGAGGACCCGTTGATCCCGCCCGAGTGGGGCAAGGACGTCGCTAACCACATATCAGGCGCGAAATACGTCGAACTCTCAGGGCGCAATCTTTACCACTTCGTCGAACCATGGCGACCGTCCTTTCAGGAGATCGCCGAGTTCCTCACCGGCGCGCAGGCCGACGTAGCCGACGACCGTGTCCTCGCGACGGTGCTTTTCACCGACATCGTCGATTCGACGCGGCGCGCTGCGGAGATGGGTGACCGTGACTGGCATGCGCTTCTCGACGCGCACGACGCGATAGTCCGGGCGCAGCTGGCTCGCTTTCGAGGCCGCGAAGTGAACACATCGGGAGACGGCTTCCTGGCGACGTTCGACGGCCCGCAGCGAGCCATCCGCTGCGCCATGGCAATTCGCGACGCGGTGCAGGCCCTCGGTATCCAGGTGCGCGCCGGCTTGCACACCGGTGAGTGCGAAAACCGTGGCGAGGATATCGGCGGCATCGCGGTGCACATCGGTGCACGCGTGGGCGCCCTGGCCGGGCCGAACGACGTGCTCGTGTCCAGCACGCTGCGCGACCTCGTGATCGGGTCAGGACTCGAATTTGAGGACCGCGGCGGGCACAAGCTCAAGGGCGTGCCCGGCGAGTGGCGAATCTTCGCCGTCGCGTCGTGA
- a CDS encoding phosphatase PAP2 family protein yields the protein MAPRKGWLIGSAACALALYVLLWVGFVAQWPWIDALDRFALEPLHDFGVDRPGWVARWDVLCTVLGPIAFRLVTLLVIAFALLRRNLRTALFLVISIELSGLITEAAKAAANRSRPIEAFVPGWGLSFPSGHALGLMVAVPALLMIALPLVRRPTRVLLIVTGVVVVAVIGAGRVVLNVHHPSDVLAGWALGYVWLVVCVLSVPPVAPITEADEIPAAPGTSR from the coding sequence GTGGCACCGCGGAAGGGATGGCTGATCGGCTCCGCGGCATGTGCGCTGGCGCTGTACGTGCTGCTGTGGGTCGGCTTCGTTGCGCAGTGGCCGTGGATCGATGCCCTGGACCGCTTCGCCCTCGAGCCCCTTCACGACTTCGGAGTCGACCGCCCCGGCTGGGTCGCCCGGTGGGACGTTCTGTGCACGGTCCTCGGGCCGATTGCGTTCCGGCTCGTCACCCTCCTCGTGATCGCCTTTGCCCTGCTGCGACGCAACCTACGGACGGCGCTGTTCCTCGTCATCAGCATCGAGCTCAGCGGGTTGATCACCGAAGCAGCCAAGGCGGCCGCGAACCGGTCGCGACCGATCGAGGCGTTCGTGCCCGGATGGGGATTGTCGTTCCCCTCGGGGCACGCGCTGGGACTGATGGTTGCCGTTCCTGCGCTCCTGATGATCGCGCTGCCCCTCGTACGCAGGCCGACGCGCGTCTTACTCATCGTCACCGGCGTCGTTGTGGTGGCGGTGATCGGCGCCGGACGCGTCGTGCTCAACGTGCATCACCCCTCCGACGTGCTGGCCGGTTGGGCGCTGGGTTACGTGTGGTTGGTGGTGTGCGTGCTTTCGGTGCCGCCCGTCGCACCGATCACGGAAGCGGACGAAATACCGGCAGCGCCCGGTACTTCACGTTGA
- a CDS encoding bifunctional phosphatase PAP2/diacylglycerol kinase family protein, whose translation MLFRRNLEGLRGLTQIGQGLGTLDREVFEAVAESPSPLLDSSMPRLSRAADHSKLWFVIAAGLIATRHKASARGAMRGVVSLGMTSLVTNQFAKRVWKRPRPSRILVPLARQSRRFPTSNSLPSGHSASAAAFAVGVGLENPPVGLGLALLAGLVGLSRIAVGAHYPGDVFAGFGIGAGIAVLGGRIVPPVTPTKIPTADPLRVTTLPRPTGAGVVLVINPASGSGTGARVVDEVREALPKAEIIELGDDDDIEEALREAAERTEVLAVGGGDGTVACAAGIAVEHKIPLAVFPGGTFNHFAKDIGCDSVAKTVEAIRRGDVSCVDLVCLNDDHIVVNTASIGAYPRFVQTREKLEHKIGKPLAGLYAMFHTLRRDEPVRISYDNKTLQTSLFFLGNSTYLPSGFAPSRRTRMDDGLMDVRILETGKRFSTLRIVGALALGRLTRSPLYHEMRVPEFAFTAVDGCTELAHDGEIGTACDEARFNVKYRALPVFRPLP comes from the coding sequence ATGCTATTCCGTCGAAACCTAGAGGGGCTGCGCGGCCTGACCCAGATCGGTCAGGGCCTCGGCACCCTCGACCGCGAGGTCTTCGAGGCGGTCGCCGAGTCGCCCAGCCCGCTGCTCGACTCAAGCATGCCGCGTCTGAGCCGGGCTGCCGATCACTCAAAGCTGTGGTTCGTCATCGCCGCCGGGCTCATCGCGACGCGACACAAGGCGTCCGCCCGGGGCGCCATGCGCGGGGTCGTGAGCCTCGGCATGACCAGCCTGGTGACCAACCAATTCGCGAAGCGAGTGTGGAAGCGGCCGCGGCCCAGCCGCATCCTGGTGCCCTTGGCGCGGCAGAGCAGGCGCTTCCCGACGTCCAATTCTCTGCCGTCCGGGCACTCGGCGAGCGCCGCCGCATTCGCAGTGGGGGTCGGACTCGAGAACCCTCCGGTCGGCTTGGGCCTGGCCCTGCTCGCAGGCCTGGTCGGCCTGTCGCGCATCGCCGTCGGCGCGCACTACCCAGGCGACGTCTTCGCGGGCTTCGGAATAGGAGCAGGTATCGCTGTGCTCGGCGGCCGGATCGTGCCACCCGTCACGCCTACCAAGATCCCCACCGCCGATCCCCTGCGTGTCACCACGCTGCCGCGACCCACCGGAGCGGGCGTCGTGCTGGTGATCAACCCGGCGTCGGGCAGCGGGACGGGGGCGCGCGTCGTCGACGAAGTGCGCGAAGCCCTGCCCAAAGCCGAAATCATCGAGCTCGGCGACGACGACGACATCGAGGAGGCGTTGCGGGAAGCAGCCGAACGCACCGAGGTACTCGCCGTCGGCGGCGGCGACGGCACCGTAGCGTGCGCGGCAGGCATCGCCGTCGAGCACAAGATTCCACTTGCGGTCTTCCCGGGCGGCACCTTCAACCACTTCGCCAAGGACATCGGCTGCGACAGTGTGGCCAAGACGGTCGAGGCGATCCGACGCGGCGACGTGTCGTGTGTCGACCTGGTGTGCCTCAACGACGACCACATCGTCGTCAACACGGCCAGCATCGGCGCCTATCCGCGGTTCGTGCAGACACGCGAGAAGCTGGAGCACAAGATCGGCAAGCCGCTCGCAGGCCTCTACGCGATGTTCCATACCCTGCGCCGTGACGAGCCCGTGAGAATCTCCTACGACAACAAGACGCTGCAGACGTCGCTGTTCTTCCTCGGCAATTCGACATACCTGCCGTCTGGCTTCGCGCCGTCACGACGCACACGGATGGACGACGGCCTGATGGACGTTCGCATCCTGGAAACCGGCAAAAGGTTCAGCACTCTGCGCATCGTCGGCGCGCTCGCCCTTGGTCGACTCACCCGCAGCCCGCTCTACCACGAGATGCGGGTTCCCGAGTTCGCATTCACCGCCGTGGACGGGTGCACTGAGTTGGCGCACGACGGCGAGATCGGCACCGCGTGCGACGAGGCCAGGTTCAACGTGAAGTACCGGGCGCTGCCGGTATTTCGTCCGCTTCCGTGA
- a CDS encoding L,D-transpeptidase family protein, producing the protein MPNLCGRELPGDDLIVCDHGRVRRSLLVLIATLSLGVAAVSSPVSRADYTPWFAPKVGNATQVISVVGAGGSSAKIDVFQRTTAGWQAVKTGIPAFVGSNGMAPQTHDGQAKTPMGIFTLDFAFGTAPNPGGGLQYVQVGSNHWWDGDMKSPTYNTMQVCEKAQCPFNTDPASGTENLDIPQYVHAVVMGVNKQRVPGNGGAFFLHATDGGPTAGCVAIDDGTLVEIMRWLQPGALIAVTQNA; encoded by the coding sequence ATGCCAAACCTTTGCGGCCGCGAGCTACCGGGCGACGACCTGATCGTGTGCGACCATGGGCGCGTGCGCCGATCGCTGCTCGTGCTGATCGCAACGCTGTCCCTTGGGGTGGCGGCGGTGAGCTCGCCGGTGAGCCGGGCCGATTACACGCCGTGGTTCGCCCCGAAGGTGGGTAATGCGACACAGGTCATCTCCGTCGTGGGAGCCGGTGGTTCGTCGGCGAAGATCGACGTCTTTCAACGCACCACAGCCGGCTGGCAGGCGGTGAAAACCGGTATTCCCGCGTTCGTCGGCTCGAACGGCATGGCCCCACAGACTCACGACGGCCAGGCGAAGACCCCGATGGGCATCTTCACCCTCGATTTCGCATTCGGCACCGCGCCGAACCCCGGCGGCGGACTGCAATACGTCCAGGTCGGTTCCAACCACTGGTGGGACGGCGACATGAAAAGCCCGACCTACAACACCATGCAGGTGTGCGAGAAGGCGCAGTGTCCGTTCAACACCGATCCGGCCAGTGGCACCGAGAACCTCGACATCCCGCAGTACGTGCATGCCGTGGTGATGGGTGTCAACAAGCAGCGCGTCCCTGGCAATGGCGGCGCGTTCTTCCTGCACGCCACCGACGGGGGACCGACCGCGGGTTGTGTCGCGATCGACGACGGCACCCTCGTCGAAATCATGCGCTGGCTGCAGCCGGGCGCGCTCATCGCCGTCACCCAGAACGCTTAA
- a CDS encoding nuclear transport factor 2 family protein, which translates to MGDIDEIMRVKYRYLRALDTKRWDEFADTLTEDIVGDYGSSLGEEHHFTDRDSLVEFMRTSMPANVLTEHRVTHPEIDVEGDDATGTWYLQDRVIVPDFNFMLYGAAFYHDRYRRTADGWRISATGYQRTYEVNMSTESITNFKVTPGEALNI; encoded by the coding sequence ATGGGCGATATCGACGAGATCATGCGGGTGAAGTACCGGTACCTGCGTGCGCTGGACACCAAGCGCTGGGACGAGTTCGCGGACACGCTCACCGAGGACATCGTCGGCGACTACGGGAGCTCGCTCGGCGAGGAACACCACTTCACCGATCGCGACTCGCTCGTCGAGTTCATGCGCACGTCGATGCCCGCGAATGTGCTGACCGAGCACCGGGTGACACATCCCGAGATCGACGTCGAGGGCGATGACGCCACCGGCACCTGGTACCTCCAGGACCGGGTGATAGTTCCCGATTTCAACTTCATGCTCTACGGCGCCGCGTTCTACCACGACCGCTATCGGCGTACCGCCGACGGCTGGCGGATCAGCGCGACCGGGTACCAGCGCACGTACGAGGTCAACATGTCCACCGAGTCCATCACCAACTTCAAAGTGACACCCGGTGAGGCGCTGAATATTTAA
- a CDS encoding FAD-dependent oxidoreductase, producing the protein MTSLWLADRANQASPPSALPEADRQADIVVVGAGITGLITAVLLARAGRSVIVLEALTPGAGATGNTTAKISLLQGSKMSKILAKHNVKRAQQYVEGNREGQDWLIGHCESHGISVQREDAFTYAQSEQGIASARAELEACEAAGLPVEWVEDANVPFPFSGGVRMPDQAQFDPMPLLDSLIVELDERGGRLAQGVRVQKVSGEGDKLAMHVRTTDGDEFIVKADQCVLATGIPILDRGGFFARLKPSRSYCMAYRVPGDITSGMYISADSPTRSVRYAPTNEGQRLIVGGAGHPVGHEKHPASSVQELDAWAKKHYPGAMQTHYWSAQDYSPIDELPYVGPILPGNDKIFVATGFDKWGMTNGSAAALALASRILGGRMDWAEAFASWSPHELSGIPKAMQLNAEVGLYLARGWITPVTRTLSRTPEEGGVVSGPPWQLEGRAVVDGVEHRVSPVCPHLGGIVNWNDADESWECPLHGSRFAPNGKLLEGPATRDLTAAQ; encoded by the coding sequence ATGACTTCGTTGTGGCTGGCCGACCGGGCGAACCAAGCATCGCCGCCGAGCGCTTTGCCGGAGGCCGACCGCCAGGCCGACATCGTGGTGGTCGGCGCGGGGATCACCGGGCTGATCACGGCCGTTCTGCTGGCGCGGGCAGGCAGAAGCGTCATCGTGCTCGAAGCGCTGACGCCCGGCGCGGGCGCAACCGGCAACACGACGGCCAAGATCAGCCTGCTGCAGGGCAGCAAGATGTCGAAGATACTCGCCAAACACAACGTGAAACGCGCTCAGCAGTACGTCGAGGGCAACCGCGAGGGTCAGGATTGGCTCATCGGCCACTGCGAGTCGCACGGCATCTCGGTGCAGCGCGAGGACGCCTTCACCTATGCGCAGTCCGAGCAGGGCATCGCGTCGGCACGGGCCGAACTCGAGGCGTGCGAAGCGGCGGGCCTACCCGTGGAGTGGGTCGAGGACGCCAACGTCCCGTTCCCCTTCAGCGGCGGCGTCCGCATGCCCGACCAGGCGCAGTTCGATCCGATGCCGTTGTTGGACAGCCTGATCGTCGAGCTCGACGAGCGTGGCGGACGCCTTGCGCAAGGCGTTCGGGTGCAGAAGGTTTCGGGCGAGGGCGACAAGCTGGCGATGCACGTGCGCACGACCGACGGCGATGAGTTCATCGTCAAGGCGGACCAATGCGTGCTGGCCACCGGCATTCCCATCCTCGACCGCGGCGGGTTCTTCGCGCGTCTCAAGCCGAGCCGGTCCTACTGCATGGCCTACCGGGTGCCCGGTGACATCACCAGCGGCATGTACATCTCCGCCGATTCCCCGACGCGGTCTGTCCGGTATGCGCCGACGAACGAGGGCCAGCGTCTGATCGTGGGCGGCGCAGGACATCCGGTCGGCCACGAGAAGCATCCGGCCTCTTCGGTGCAGGAGCTCGACGCATGGGCCAAGAAGCACTATCCGGGCGCGATGCAGACGCATTACTGGTCGGCGCAGGACTATTCGCCGATCGACGAGCTGCCCTACGTCGGACCGATATTGCCGGGCAACGACAAGATCTTCGTCGCGACGGGTTTCGACAAGTGGGGCATGACGAACGGGTCGGCGGCGGCGCTCGCGCTGGCGAGCCGCATCCTCGGCGGCCGGATGGACTGGGCCGAGGCGTTCGCCAGCTGGAGTCCTCACGAGCTCTCGGGGATTCCGAAAGCCATGCAGCTGAACGCCGAGGTAGGCCTGTACCTCGCCAGGGGATGGATCACACCGGTGACCCGCACCCTCAGTCGCACACCCGAGGAGGGTGGCGTCGTCAGCGGACCGCCATGGCAACTCGAGGGGCGCGCGGTCGTGGACGGTGTGGAGCACAGGGTGTCGCCGGTGTGTCCACATCTCGGCGGCATCGTGAACTGGAACGACGCCGACGAATCGTGGGAGTGCCCATTGCACGGCTCGAGGTTCGCACCGAACGGCAAGCTGCTGGAAGGTCCTGCGACCAGGGATCTGACTGCCGCTCAGTAG
- a CDS encoding Hsp70 family protein, with product MSDPLGLSVGTTNLVAARVGNQPVTRRSMLTLAKSGGTISGFVERVGDRVPLVTPDGTSYRAEQLLMQALDAMVEVGGGPSPDVAIAVPAHWSPTTIWAFRSALASSRQLSRSGDQVRVVSDAVAALTALQANPGIAAGGVVALLDFGGSGTSITLADAAASFAPIGETVRYPDFSGDLIDQALLAHVLDSLADKADPAGTTAVESLTKLRAECRRAKERLSADTATQLVLDLPGHRADIRLTREELQELIQRPLDGVVAALDELTERNGTSPAGLAAVAIVGGGANIPLVTQRLSEHTQLPVVTTPQPALNAAVGAALFAAFGADADAPTGANAATALGAEAPTGAAAAATDLTAAGPVYDGPGLDAPGSATFRALAWSQEEGGEELVPYTGENPYLVTNSDVRPVIEYSPATGKVDYVEPRRPWHRMAVLGIGMAAVIAIVTVGGVAYALTSATESTRATQEPKADPPKPPEPKQPQLEPPAPPKQENPEPPPPEPPPPPPPPETVTITSEAPPPPQTPTTTVPTTTRTTTTTSPTTTTTSPTTTTTTPTTTTTTSTTPPMTTSWINVPFVPVPVPIQVPNQGPPPPPAYQPPVYPQGPWG from the coding sequence ATGAGCGACCCCTTGGGGTTGTCGGTAGGGACAACGAACCTGGTCGCGGCGCGTGTCGGCAATCAACCTGTGACGCGCCGCTCGATGCTGACCCTCGCGAAGTCCGGCGGCACCATAAGCGGCTTCGTCGAACGCGTCGGCGATCGCGTCCCTCTGGTGACGCCCGATGGCACCAGCTATCGCGCAGAACAGCTACTGATGCAGGCCCTCGACGCGATGGTCGAGGTGGGCGGCGGACCGTCGCCGGACGTCGCGATCGCGGTACCCGCGCACTGGAGTCCGACGACGATCTGGGCGTTCCGCAGCGCACTGGCCAGCAGCAGGCAGCTCTCGCGAAGCGGTGACCAGGTTCGCGTCGTCTCCGATGCCGTCGCCGCACTGACGGCCCTGCAGGCCAACCCGGGCATCGCCGCCGGCGGCGTGGTGGCACTGCTCGATTTCGGCGGAAGCGGCACGAGCATCACGCTGGCCGACGCCGCGGCCTCGTTCGCGCCGATCGGCGAAACCGTGCGCTACCCGGACTTCTCCGGAGACCTGATCGATCAGGCACTCCTGGCCCACGTGTTGGACAGCCTCGCCGACAAGGCCGACCCGGCGGGCACGACCGCGGTCGAGTCACTCACCAAGCTGCGCGCAGAGTGTCGGCGGGCCAAGGAGCGGCTTTCCGCCGACACGGCGACACAACTCGTCCTCGACCTTCCCGGCCACCGCGCCGACATCCGGCTGACCCGCGAGGAACTGCAAGAGCTGATTCAACGCCCGCTCGACGGCGTCGTTGCCGCACTCGATGAGCTGACCGAGCGCAACGGCACATCGCCTGCGGGCCTCGCCGCGGTCGCGATCGTCGGCGGCGGCGCCAACATACCGCTTGTGACACAACGCCTTTCCGAGCACACCCAGCTTCCCGTGGTGACGACGCCTCAGCCCGCTCTCAATGCGGCCGTTGGCGCGGCGCTGTTCGCCGCGTTCGGGGCCGACGCCGATGCGCCGACCGGCGCCAACGCGGCGACCGCTCTCGGCGCTGAGGCGCCGACGGGCGCAGCGGCCGCCGCCACAGATCTGACTGCAGCGGGACCGGTCTATGACGGGCCCGGCCTGGATGCGCCGGGTTCGGCGACGTTCCGCGCCTTGGCGTGGTCGCAGGAGGAGGGCGGCGAGGAGCTAGTTCCCTACACCGGTGAAAACCCATATCTGGTAACGAATTCCGACGTTCGGCCGGTGATCGAGTACTCACCGGCGACGGGCAAGGTGGACTACGTTGAGCCGCGCCGGCCGTGGCACCGCATGGCCGTGTTGGGAATCGGGATGGCGGCCGTCATCGCCATCGTCACCGTCGGTGGTGTGGCGTACGCACTGACCAGCGCCACCGAGAGTACGAGGGCGACACAGGAGCCGAAGGCGGACCCGCCGAAGCCGCCGGAGCCCAAGCAGCCCCAGCTCGAGCCGCCCGCGCCACCGAAGCAGGAAAACCCCGAACCGCCGCCGCCGGAGCCACCACCGCCACCGCCGCCGCCCGAAACGGTGACGATCACCAGCGAGGCGCCGCCTCCGCCCCAGACTCCGACCACCACGGTGCCCACGACCACGAGAACGACCACCACGACGTCGCCTACCACGACCACCACATCGCCGACAACGACGACCACGACACCGACAACCACCACGACGACCAGTACGACTCCGCCGATGACGACGTCGTGGATCAACGTTCCCTTCGTGCCGGTGCCGGTCCCGATCCAGGTGCCCAATCAAGGACCGCCACCGCCGCCTGCGTACCAGCCGCCCGTGTATCCGCAGGGTCCGTGGGGGTAG